The window CGAACTCGTCTTCTTCAAAGTGTGCCACCAACGCCGGATCCAGCAGCAGTTTACTCGTCTTCGCTTCCCAACTCGACCAGGCACGGGCAGCGGCTAGGCGAACGCTGGGATCCTGGCTGGTCAAGCGTTTGTAGTAGGCGGTTACGAGGTCATCCCGCTCGCTCTCTGGAATGGGGGCAAGGTATTCCTCCCAGGCATCGGGAAACAGGTTGCTGGCTCCCGATTGATAAAACCATTGAATTTCCCGTTTGCGGAGCATAAAAATTCCCCGCAAAATCAAGCCTTTACAGCGTTCGGGATAGGTTTCAGCATAGGTCAGCGCTAGGGTACTTCCCCAACTGCCCCCAAAGACGACCCAGCGATCGATCCCCAAGTGCGATCGCACCCGTTCGATATCCTCCACTAAATGCCAGGTGGTATTGTCGGTTAGCTCGGCATGGGGCGTACTTTGACCGCAGCCCCGCTGATCAAACAGCACCACGCGATACCGCTGAGGATCAAAGAAGCGACGATAGTTGGGCTGAAGGCCACCCCCAGGCCCCCCATGCAGGAAAACGACGGGTTGACCGTCAGGATTCCCGCACTCTTCTAGATACAGGGTGTGGAGGTCGGAAACGGGAAGGCGATCGCACCGATAGGGCTCAATCGGCGGATAAAGGTCACGCATGGGGATCTCAGAGGTCAAGGGTATCTACGTTTTCTCTTCTAGCACGATTCCCGACGGACGCCGAACCAGAATTTAGCGCGATCGCCCCCAGCGCTTTGGCGCAGTTCGATACCAGTAGGCAATGCGATCGGTTGGGACACCGAGCCAAAAGGCCAGCAAAACCAGTTGATTGAGAAGCGTTGTCCGGACAA of the Synechococcales cyanobacterium T60_A2020_003 genome contains:
- the pip gene encoding prolyl aminopeptidase, which produces MRDLYPPIEPYRCDRLPVSDLHTLYLEECGNPDGQPVVFLHGGPGGGLQPNYRRFFDPQRYRVVLFDQRGCGQSTPHAELTDNTTWHLVEDIERVRSHLGIDRWVVFGGSWGSTLALTYAETYPERCKGLILRGIFMLRKREIQWFYQSGASNLFPDAWEEYLAPIPESERDDLVTAYYKRLTSQDPSVRLAAARAWSSWEAKTSKLLLDPALVAHFEEDEFATAFARIECHYFINGGFFTEEDYLLRHVDRIRQIPTVIVQGRYDVVCPMVSAWDLHRAFPEADLVVVPDAGHSMTEPEIQTALLDACDRFASL